One Elusimicrobiota bacterium genomic region harbors:
- a CDS encoding monovalent cation/H(+) antiporter subunit G — protein MVEIIIVIGSLIVLIGCIGFVRFTDFHTRAQIVAKSVPFGISIILLGVFVYLGFDEMGIRALIAILLLLFLVPIISYAISTAIKNVKCKM, from the coding sequence GTGGTTGAAATAATAATTGTGATTGGTTCACTGATAGTTCTGATTGGCTGTATTGGATTTGTTCGGTTCACTGATTTTCATACTCGTGCACAGATTGTTGCAAAATCAGTCCCGTTTGGCATATCTATTATTCTGTTGGGTGTATTTGTATATCTTGGGTTTGATGAAATGGGAATAAGAGCACTAATTGCAATTCTGCTACTTTTATTCCTTGTGCCAATAATCAGTTATGCAATATCAACGGCAATTAAAAATGTAAAATGTAAAATGTAA
- a CDS encoding 4Fe-4S binding protein encodes MRYPKLRELKEAIKALIKGPYTTKFPFEPHTPFPRFRGKPVPDEKNCIGCGACAEVCPTRAIEVIDPDITLTRSPTHLLT; translated from the coding sequence ATGAGATACCCAAAATTACGAGAGTTAAAAGAAGCAATCAAGGCGTTAATCAAAGGACCTTATACTACAAAGTTCCCGTTTGAACCGCACACGCCATTTCCGCGCTTTCGCGGGAAGCCGGTTCCTGATGAGAAAAATTGTATCGGCTGCGGTGCCTGTGCAGAGGTCTGTCCAACTCGTGCAATAGAAGTTATTGACCCTGATATTACACTCACCCGCTCACCCACTCACCTGCTCACCC